Proteins encoded together in one Microbacterium sp. ABRD28 window:
- a CDS encoding ABC transporter substrate-binding protein, translating into MKYGRTAAFAATVAISALALAGCSSSGTGTDAGAGNPGDGDSMYIALVSKGFQHQFWQAVKQGAEEKAEELGIEITFDGPAAETEVDAQLQMLQTAIDRGPDAIAYAALDPEACIPLYETAEAAGIPIVEFDAPCDSDYSQSLAATDSLAAGALAAQNMAEIIGGEGKVAIVGHSQINSTGVERRDGFVEEIEANYPDIEIVDIQYGDGDHLKSADIAKAMIAAHPDLKGIYGTNEGSAIGVVNAVNELGLDKGELTIVGFDSGAAQVNAIKDGTMAGAITQDPIGIGKTVVQAAYDAAMGETVEEFYDTGSYWYNADNIEDPQIAAVLYE; encoded by the coding sequence ATGAAGTACGGCAGAACGGCCGCGTTCGCGGCCACCGTTGCCATCTCGGCGCTCGCCCTGGCGGGATGCTCGAGCTCCGGAACCGGTACCGACGCAGGCGCCGGCAACCCGGGCGACGGCGACTCGATGTACATCGCGCTCGTCTCGAAAGGCTTCCAGCATCAGTTCTGGCAGGCCGTCAAGCAGGGCGCGGAGGAGAAAGCCGAGGAGCTCGGCATCGAGATCACCTTCGACGGGCCCGCCGCCGAGACTGAGGTCGACGCGCAGCTGCAGATGCTGCAGACGGCGATCGACCGGGGCCCTGACGCGATCGCCTACGCCGCGCTCGATCCCGAAGCCTGCATCCCGCTGTACGAGACCGCCGAGGCAGCGGGCATCCCGATCGTCGAGTTCGACGCACCGTGCGACAGCGACTACTCGCAGAGCCTGGCGGCGACCGACAGCCTGGCCGCGGGTGCGCTCGCCGCGCAGAACATGGCGGAGATCATCGGCGGCGAGGGCAAGGTCGCCATCGTCGGCCACAGCCAGATCAACTCGACGGGTGTCGAGCGCCGGGACGGCTTCGTCGAGGAGATCGAGGCCAACTACCCCGACATCGAGATCGTCGACATCCAATACGGCGATGGCGACCACCTGAAGTCCGCCGACATCGCCAAGGCGATGATCGCAGCGCATCCCGACCTCAAGGGGATCTACGGAACCAACGAGGGCTCTGCGATCGGCGTGGTCAACGCTGTCAACGAGCTCGGCCTCGATAAGGGCGAACTGACGATCGTCGGTTTCGACTCCGGCGCGGCCCAGGTCAACGCCATCAAGGATGGCACGATGGCCGGCGCCATCACCCAGGATCCCATCGGCATCGGCAAGACCGTGGTCCAGGCCGCGTACGACGCCGCGATGGGCGAAACGGTCGAGGAGTTCTACGACACCGGCTCCTACTGGTACAACGCCGACAACATCGAGGACCCGCAGATCGCGGCCGTTCTCTACGAGTGA
- a CDS encoding aryldialkylphosphatase, whose protein sequence is MIRAVLGDLDPAELGATDYHEHLFQVSPVLPGDELNDEDASRAEAASLRDSGFAAMVDATPLGLGRDPAGIARIAANTGIHVVATTGRHREAHYPSGHPLRSWSADALAARLTAEVSDGMTADEGDPDGTRALGPDGEPARAGMLKAGIDYWRISAFERTTLDAVAAAHRATGAPVMVHLEFGSAAHEVLDLLADGGVAAHRVVLAHADRDPDPGLHLSLAARGAYLGYDGMARPRTRSDAELLDLTERVVAGGGGARLLLGGDVARRTRYLAYGGMPGLRYLGERYVPRLRDRIGADAVDRMLIDNPARLLPLSR, encoded by the coding sequence ATGATCCGCGCCGTGCTCGGCGATCTCGACCCCGCCGAACTCGGGGCGACGGACTACCACGAGCACCTGTTCCAGGTCTCCCCGGTCCTGCCGGGCGACGAGCTGAACGACGAAGACGCCTCCCGCGCGGAGGCGGCGTCGTTGCGCGACAGCGGCTTCGCCGCGATGGTGGACGCGACCCCGCTGGGCCTCGGCCGCGACCCCGCGGGCATCGCGCGCATCGCCGCGAACACCGGAATCCACGTCGTGGCGACCACGGGGCGCCACAGGGAGGCGCACTACCCGTCGGGTCATCCGCTGCGGTCGTGGTCCGCCGACGCGCTCGCCGCCCGGCTGACCGCGGAAGTGTCGGACGGGATGACCGCGGACGAGGGCGATCCCGACGGTACCCGCGCCCTCGGTCCCGACGGTGAGCCGGCACGAGCGGGCATGCTCAAGGCCGGGATCGACTACTGGCGGATCTCGGCGTTCGAGCGGACCACGCTCGACGCCGTCGCGGCGGCGCACCGGGCGACCGGCGCGCCCGTCATGGTGCACCTTGAGTTCGGCAGCGCTGCTCACGAGGTGCTCGACCTCCTCGCCGACGGCGGCGTGGCCGCGCACCGAGTGGTCCTCGCGCACGCTGACCGCGATCCGGATCCCGGGCTGCACCTGTCCCTCGCCGCGCGCGGCGCGTACCTCGGCTACGACGGCATGGCGCGGCCGCGGACCCGGAGCGACGCCGAACTGCTCGATCTCACTGAGCGCGTCGTCGCGGGCGGCGGGGGTGCGCGCCTCCTCCTCGGCGGGGACGTCGCCCGCCGCACCCGCTACCTCGCTTATGGCGGGATGCCCGGCCTCCGCTACCTCGGCGAACGCTACGTGCCGCGCCTACGAGACCGGATCGGCGCGGACGCGGTCGATCGGATGCTCATCGACAATCCGGCGCGTCTGCTTCCGCTCTCCCGCTGA
- a CDS encoding saccharopine dehydrogenase NADP-binding domain-containing protein, which produces MTRDHMGFVGVSTAASSINVVFPLWAEILDLPTDRLIGHDLPLDATRAQYRELVARIRDDPHHRGALVTTHKMNVYAAAADMFDDLDPFAVSCREISSISKRGDTIVGQAKDPVTVALALDDALPREHFARTGGEVLILGAGGSGTALSWALAERDPADRPTRITVTARTDRALDELRAVHDGRGTPADLIVYRRVDEDAESAALVAALPDSSLVVNATGLGKDRPGSPLPDGVCFPRDGWAWEFNYRGSLEFLHQARAQEADRGLHVVDGWRYFIHGWSQVVADVFDLRLTPAVVEELARAAETTR; this is translated from the coding sequence ATGACCCGCGACCACATGGGGTTCGTCGGGGTAAGCACCGCGGCCTCGTCGATCAACGTCGTGTTTCCGCTGTGGGCCGAGATTCTGGACCTGCCGACGGATCGACTGATCGGCCACGACCTGCCGTTGGATGCCACCAGAGCGCAGTACCGTGAGCTCGTCGCACGGATCCGGGACGACCCTCACCACCGCGGCGCACTCGTGACGACCCACAAGATGAATGTGTACGCCGCCGCTGCCGACATGTTCGACGACCTCGACCCGTTCGCTGTGTCGTGCAGGGAGATCTCCAGCATCTCCAAGCGCGGTGACACCATCGTGGGGCAGGCGAAGGATCCGGTCACGGTTGCGCTCGCGCTCGACGACGCCCTACCCCGCGAACACTTCGCCCGAACCGGCGGTGAAGTGCTCATCCTGGGCGCGGGTGGATCCGGGACGGCCCTTTCTTGGGCGCTCGCCGAGCGCGATCCCGCTGATCGTCCCACGCGGATCACCGTGACCGCGCGCACCGATCGCGCTCTGGACGAGCTCCGCGCGGTTCACGACGGCCGCGGGACCCCCGCGGACCTCATCGTCTACCGCCGCGTGGACGAGGACGCCGAGTCCGCGGCGCTCGTCGCGGCGCTGCCGGACTCCTCGCTCGTGGTGAACGCCACGGGTCTCGGCAAGGATCGGCCGGGCTCGCCGCTCCCCGACGGCGTCTGCTTCCCCCGGGACGGCTGGGCGTGGGAGTTCAACTACCGCGGTAGCCTGGAGTTCCTGCACCAGGCGCGGGCACAGGAGGCCGACCGCGGGCTCCACGTCGTGGACGGCTGGAGGTACTTCATCCACGGCTGGTCGCAGGTCGTGGCCGATGTGTTCGACCTGCGGCTCACCCCGGCGGTGGTGGAGGAGCTGGCCCGGGCGGCGGAGACCACGCGATGA
- a CDS encoding bifunctional 4-hydroxy-2-oxoglutarate aldolase/2-dehydro-3-deoxy-phosphogluconate aldolase → MSDPLALVRRAGVLAVLRAPSADAALAAVDALVRGGVSGIEVTFSTPDAPAVIAAVRERHGDDVLVGAGTVLTAEHARTAIDAGAQFLVSPGTVPALVAAMTATGATTMTGALTPTEVMTAHALGADIVKVFPASLSGPGYLAALRAPLPHIPLMPTGGVTPDNVAAWFAAGAVAVGAGGDLVPGAALAAGDTAEIERRAHLFSDALRAARSAEEAR, encoded by the coding sequence ATGTCCGATCCGCTCGCTCTCGTCCGCCGCGCCGGCGTCCTCGCCGTGCTGCGCGCACCCTCCGCCGACGCCGCCCTCGCGGCTGTCGACGCGCTCGTCCGCGGAGGCGTCTCAGGGATCGAAGTGACCTTCAGCACGCCCGACGCCCCGGCGGTGATCGCCGCCGTGCGGGAGCGCCACGGCGACGACGTGCTCGTCGGCGCCGGCACCGTCCTCACCGCAGAGCACGCACGTACCGCCATCGACGCGGGCGCGCAGTTCCTCGTCAGCCCCGGCACCGTGCCCGCCCTCGTCGCGGCGATGACCGCGACCGGGGCGACGACGATGACCGGGGCGCTCACCCCGACCGAGGTGATGACCGCCCACGCGCTCGGCGCCGACATCGTGAAGGTGTTCCCGGCGTCGCTGAGCGGACCCGGCTACCTCGCGGCGCTCCGGGCTCCGCTCCCGCACATTCCGCTGATGCCGACGGGCGGCGTCACCCCCGACAACGTCGCGGCGTGGTTCGCCGCGGGGGCGGTCGCGGTCGGCGCGGGCGGCGACCTGGTCCCCGGCGCAGCGCTCGCCGCGGGCGATACCGCCGAGATCGAGCGGCGCGCGCACCTGTTCTCCGATGCGCTGCGCGCGGCCCGGTCGGCGGAGGAGGCGCGATGA
- a CDS encoding NAD(P)-dependent oxidoreductase gives MAVILATSRSFGGGDLDLAGRVFAAGHELLRGPSHHDLTDLASLLPRVDAWIAGTGPITAAHFDLSLGLRVIARYGVGVEAVDVAEATRRGIVVTNTPGANADAVADHAVGLMLAALRHVADGDRRVRAGDWSARRGRELGASTVGVVGFGRIGRGVARRLSGFGARVLAADPYLPADDVRAAGAEPADLDALFAAADIVSLHAPGGQVLLDPRRLGLLPRGAVVVNTARADLVDEAAVAMALRAGTLGAFAADMLAGDTAGQDSPLLAPDLADRVTLTPHLGAQTTQAVDHMGAMSLECALAVLAGNPPPHPVNAV, from the coding sequence ATGGCCGTCATCCTCGCCACCAGTCGCTCTTTCGGCGGCGGCGACCTCGATTTGGCCGGCCGCGTCTTCGCCGCCGGGCACGAGCTGCTGCGGGGACCCTCTCACCACGACCTGACCGACCTCGCCTCGCTTCTGCCACGCGTGGACGCATGGATCGCCGGAACCGGTCCGATCACCGCTGCGCACTTCGACCTGTCGCTGGGGCTCCGAGTAATCGCACGTTACGGCGTCGGCGTGGAGGCGGTCGACGTGGCAGAGGCGACCCGGCGCGGCATCGTCGTGACGAACACGCCGGGCGCTAACGCCGACGCGGTGGCCGACCACGCCGTTGGGCTGATGCTCGCCGCGCTCCGGCACGTCGCGGACGGCGACCGCCGAGTCCGCGCCGGCGACTGGTCGGCCCGCCGCGGCCGTGAGCTCGGTGCCTCGACGGTTGGCGTGGTCGGCTTCGGGCGGATCGGGCGCGGCGTCGCCCGGCGACTGTCTGGCTTCGGGGCGCGTGTTCTCGCCGCCGACCCGTACCTGCCGGCGGACGATGTGCGGGCCGCCGGGGCTGAGCCGGCGGACCTCGACGCGCTTTTCGCGGCCGCGGACATCGTAAGCCTGCACGCCCCTGGCGGCCAGGTGCTCCTGGACCCGCGGCGGCTGGGTCTCCTGCCGCGCGGCGCCGTCGTGGTCAACACCGCACGCGCGGATCTCGTCGACGAGGCCGCCGTCGCCATGGCGCTCCGCGCCGGCACGCTCGGGGCCTTCGCGGCCGACATGCTCGCCGGTGACACCGCGGGGCAGGACAGCCCGCTGCTCGCACCGGACCTCGCCGACCGCGTCACCCTGACCCCCCACCTGGGCGCTCAGACCACCCAGGCGGTGGACCACATGGGCGCGATGTCGCTCGAGTGCGCGCTCGCAGTCCTCGCGGGCAATCCGCCGCCCCATCCCGTCAACGCCGTCTGA
- the xylB gene encoding xylulokinase: protein MILAHDLGTTGNKASLHRDDGTLVAAVTVAYPTRYAAGGVAEQDPEDWWQAVVEATRALLARADSAATAVEGLVISGQMMGAVLLDDTGAPVRPAIIWADTRAAAQQRRLSDALGDDAAYRILGHRLNPTYSIEKVMWVRDHEPETWRRVARFGVAKDYIVQRLTGRLATDRSDASGTNAYDQARGTWSTAVIEAAGLDAALFPEILDSTAVVGTLRPAVAAELGLPVRVQVVMGGGDGPMAAVGSGVVAPEDGAYVSLGTSSWMALATDAPLLDPALRTFTFDHVVPGLFSPTATMQAGGASVQWISEALAADPARPETGARVAAAGVDVDTAGLYFLPYLLGERSPWWNPDARAAFVGLSRHHGRDALVRAVLEGVGFNLLSCLHALRDAGARIDRIDAVGGGAQSDVWLAMLADIWGIPVRRRSVVEEANSLGAAITAAVGLGLADFSAARALSRVTAEFVPDPDRHAVYSARHRAFVDAYTALEPWFARKGS, encoded by the coding sequence ATGATCCTCGCCCACGATCTCGGCACAACCGGCAACAAGGCGTCGTTGCACCGCGACGATGGCACCCTCGTCGCCGCGGTCACCGTGGCCTACCCCACCCGCTACGCGGCGGGCGGGGTCGCCGAGCAGGACCCCGAAGACTGGTGGCAGGCGGTGGTCGAGGCCACGCGCGCGCTCCTGGCGCGCGCGGACAGCGCCGCGACGGCCGTCGAGGGGCTCGTGATCAGCGGGCAGATGATGGGGGCCGTCCTCCTCGACGACACCGGCGCGCCCGTCCGTCCGGCGATCATCTGGGCGGACACCCGGGCTGCCGCGCAGCAGCGACGGCTGTCGGACGCGCTCGGGGACGACGCCGCCTACCGCATCCTCGGGCACCGGCTGAACCCCACCTACTCGATCGAGAAGGTCATGTGGGTCCGCGACCACGAGCCGGAGACCTGGAGGCGCGTCGCGCGGTTCGGCGTGGCGAAGGACTACATCGTGCAGCGCCTGACCGGTCGCCTGGCGACCGATCGCTCGGATGCCAGCGGCACGAACGCTTACGACCAGGCCCGCGGGACGTGGTCCACCGCTGTGATCGAGGCTGCCGGGCTCGACGCCGCACTCTTTCCGGAGATCCTCGATTCCACCGCCGTCGTAGGAACGTTGCGGCCCGCCGTCGCCGCGGAGCTCGGCCTCCCCGTCCGCGTCCAGGTCGTCATGGGCGGCGGGGATGGTCCGATGGCCGCCGTCGGGTCGGGTGTCGTGGCACCTGAAGACGGGGCGTACGTCAGTCTCGGCACGTCGTCGTGGATGGCCCTCGCCACCGATGCGCCGCTCCTTGACCCGGCGCTGCGGACGTTCACCTTCGACCATGTCGTCCCGGGGCTGTTCAGCCCCACCGCGACCATGCAGGCTGGCGGTGCCTCGGTCCAGTGGATCAGTGAGGCCCTCGCCGCGGACCCCGCCCGACCGGAAACCGGTGCCCGCGTCGCAGCCGCCGGGGTTGACGTCGACACCGCCGGACTGTACTTCCTGCCCTACCTGCTGGGAGAGCGCTCGCCGTGGTGGAACCCCGACGCGCGCGCGGCGTTCGTTGGCCTCTCCCGGCACCACGGCCGGGACGCGCTCGTCCGTGCTGTCCTAGAGGGCGTCGGCTTCAACCTCCTGTCGTGCCTGCACGCTCTCCGCGACGCCGGAGCGCGCATCGACCGCATCGACGCCGTCGGCGGCGGCGCCCAGAGCGATGTGTGGCTCGCGATGCTCGCCGACATCTGGGGGATCCCGGTCCGACGCCGCTCGGTGGTGGAGGAAGCGAACAGCCTCGGTGCGGCCATCACCGCGGCAGTAGGGCTGGGCCTCGCGGACTTCTCCGCCGCGCGCGCCCTCAGCCGGGTGACCGCGGAGTTCGTGCCCGATCCCGACCGCCATGCGGTCTACAGCGCCCGTCACCGCGCCTTCGTCGACGCCTACACGGCGCTCGAGCCGTGGTTCGCCCGGAAAGGCTCCTGA
- a CDS encoding glucose-6-phosphate isomerase family protein: MPDFRIPPIAPFAITFDAEALTFDPPGPTLTRRMSDLDGLFADRAAWENAVADDDPVVYTVVSTPVPEIERELPQSITTIHPGRTGGECWMTKGHQHPDHQGEIYLGLAGTGGLLMFDGERVEWVDMRPGTIGYIPPGWAHRSVNTGDEPYSFLAVYPGGAGHDYSWVLAHGMGRRVYRKADGSIELRDFSVAR; encoded by the coding sequence ATGCCAGATTTCCGCATCCCGCCGATCGCTCCCTTCGCGATCACGTTCGACGCGGAAGCGCTGACCTTCGACCCGCCCGGGCCCACTCTCACGCGTCGGATGAGCGATCTCGACGGCCTGTTCGCCGACCGCGCAGCCTGGGAGAACGCCGTCGCCGACGATGACCCGGTCGTCTACACCGTCGTATCGACCCCGGTCCCTGAGATCGAGCGGGAGCTGCCGCAGTCGATCACCACCATCCACCCCGGCAGGACCGGCGGGGAGTGCTGGATGACGAAAGGACACCAACACCCCGACCACCAGGGGGAGATCTACCTGGGCCTCGCAGGCACCGGCGGACTGCTGATGTTCGACGGCGAGCGCGTCGAGTGGGTCGACATGCGCCCAGGCACGATCGGGTACATCCCGCCCGGCTGGGCGCACCGTTCGGTCAACACGGGCGACGAACCTTACTCCTTCCTTGCCGTGTACCCAGGCGGCGCGGGGCACGACTACAGCTGGGTCCTCGCGCACGGCATGGGGCGCCGGGTCTATCGCAAAGCCGATGGCTCGATTGAGCTGCGGGACTTCTCGGTCGCGCGATGA
- a CDS encoding MFS transporter, with translation MTAPAEGVPPATADSAAIPVMGLDLREDTSAPRRQIYAWALWDWATQPFNTVILTFIFTALYLTTDAFLPADVAALPDDAPAKEAALADLAVGLGWGGTIAGLLILAIAPILGQQADARGRQKLWLGIGTGALILCMFGLWFVEPAPAYFWLGVALISAGTVFGEIAAVNSNAMLIGIASRKTIGRVSGLGWGFGYLGGIIALVLVVVFYSADWFGISDADGLPFRIIAVGCAIWAIVFSIPIFLAVPEPSAGRPERKVGFFAAYGLLIRDVIGLYRNPGTRQTFWFLLASAVFRDGLGGVFAFGAVIAAQVFGFEFLDLVIFGVAANLIAGVSTIIAGRFDDRFGPKSVIVFSLSGMVVAGLAVFFLVDAGTTVFWIGGLVLCAFVGPAQAAARSFLSRVTPAGREGEIFGLYATTGRAASWMASAMWSVFIIIGGVTAFGILGIVLVLLVGLLLLLPVRAPR, from the coding sequence ATGACCGCACCCGCCGAGGGCGTGCCGCCCGCCACCGCCGACAGTGCCGCCATCCCTGTGATGGGGCTCGATCTGCGGGAGGACACCTCCGCGCCGCGGCGTCAGATCTACGCGTGGGCGCTGTGGGACTGGGCGACACAGCCGTTCAACACGGTCATCCTCACCTTCATCTTCACCGCCCTGTATCTCACGACCGACGCGTTCCTGCCGGCCGACGTCGCCGCCCTCCCTGACGATGCGCCGGCCAAGGAGGCCGCCCTCGCCGACCTGGCGGTGGGCCTGGGGTGGGGCGGGACGATCGCGGGTCTGCTCATCCTCGCGATCGCACCGATCCTCGGGCAGCAGGCCGATGCCCGCGGGCGACAGAAGTTGTGGCTCGGAATCGGCACCGGTGCGCTCATCCTCTGCATGTTCGGGCTGTGGTTCGTCGAACCTGCGCCGGCGTACTTCTGGCTGGGTGTCGCGCTCATCTCTGCCGGCACCGTGTTCGGCGAGATCGCGGCGGTGAACTCCAACGCGATGCTCATCGGCATCGCCAGCCGCAAGACGATCGGCCGGGTGTCGGGACTCGGATGGGGCTTCGGCTACCTCGGCGGCATCATCGCCCTGGTGCTGGTGGTCGTGTTCTACAGCGCCGACTGGTTCGGCATCTCCGACGCCGACGGCCTGCCGTTCCGGATCATCGCCGTGGGGTGCGCGATCTGGGCGATCGTCTTCTCGATCCCGATCTTCCTCGCCGTCCCCGAGCCCTCCGCGGGGCGTCCCGAGCGGAAGGTGGGGTTCTTCGCCGCCTACGGTCTGCTGATCCGAGACGTCATCGGCCTGTACCGGAACCCGGGAACACGCCAGACGTTCTGGTTCCTCCTCGCCAGCGCCGTCTTCCGCGACGGCCTGGGCGGCGTCTTCGCATTCGGGGCCGTCATCGCCGCCCAGGTGTTCGGGTTCGAGTTCCTCGACCTCGTCATCTTCGGCGTCGCCGCGAACCTCATCGCAGGGGTGTCGACCATCATCGCCGGGCGGTTCGACGACCGATTCGGGCCCAAGTCGGTGATCGTCTTCTCGCTGAGCGGCATGGTGGTCGCGGGGCTCGCCGTCTTCTTCCTCGTCGACGCCGGAACCACGGTGTTCTGGATCGGCGGACTCGTGCTCTGCGCATTCGTCGGCCCCGCGCAGGCGGCCGCGCGGTCCTTCCTCTCGCGCGTCACTCCGGCGGGCCGAGAGGGCGAGATCTTCGGGCTCTACGCCACGACCGGACGCGCGGCGAGCTGGATGGCGTCGGCGATGTGGTCGGTGTTCATCATCATCGGAGGCGTGACCGCGTTCGGCATCCTCGGAATCGTGCTCGTCCTGCTCGTCGGGCTCCTGCTGCTCCTTCCCGTGCGCGCCCCGCGCTGA
- a CDS encoding MarR family winged helix-turn-helix transcriptional regulator, protein MSDPPPDTSPDPADRIAAADQIAAALARLRPRRGGPPWAGRGDTEGAGPRHPWSERGPHGHRRPAAPGPEGASPHFGGPARLRLLEALVAATHPLSVGEIGEAIDVDQPRASRLVQQCVQLDLVRREADPDDARRTRVAVTDAGRRVVRGFRGERREAIAQALESFTEAERTELARLLAKLADNLNG, encoded by the coding sequence GTGAGCGATCCGCCCCCCGACACGTCGCCCGACCCCGCGGACCGGATCGCCGCCGCCGATCAGATCGCCGCAGCCCTCGCCCGGCTCCGCCCCCGGCGTGGCGGACCGCCCTGGGCAGGGCGCGGCGACACCGAAGGCGCCGGCCCGCGGCATCCCTGGTCGGAGCGGGGACCGCACGGCCACCGGCGCCCGGCGGCGCCCGGCCCCGAGGGCGCCTCCCCGCACTTCGGCGGACCTGCGCGCCTGCGCCTGCTCGAGGCGCTCGTCGCGGCGACGCATCCGCTGAGCGTCGGAGAGATCGGCGAGGCGATCGACGTCGACCAGCCCCGCGCGTCGCGCCTGGTGCAGCAGTGCGTGCAGCTCGATCTGGTGCGACGCGAGGCCGACCCCGACGACGCCCGGCGCACCCGCGTCGCCGTGACCGATGCCGGGCGACGGGTCGTGCGGGGATTCCGCGGCGAGCGGCGCGAGGCGATCGCCCAGGCCCTCGAGAGCTTCACCGAGGCCGAGCGCACCGAGCTTGCGCGCCTTCTCGCGAAACTCGCTGACAACCTCAACGGCTGA
- the dcd gene encoding dCTP deaminase has protein sequence MLLSDRDIRSEIDAERIGLAPWDPAMVQPSSVDVRLDRYFRLFDNHKYPFIDPALDQPDLTHLIEVDPAEPFILHPGEFALGATFEQVSLPDDIAARLEGKSSLGRLGLLTHSTAGFIDPGFTGHVTLELSNVATLPIKLWPGMKIGQLCFFRLSSPTETPYGSGPYGNRYQGQRGPTASRSHLNFHVTDVGATDAGARGA, from the coding sequence GTGCTGCTGAGCGACCGCGACATCCGCTCCGAGATCGACGCCGAACGCATCGGTCTGGCGCCGTGGGATCCCGCGATGGTGCAGCCCTCGAGCGTCGACGTGCGGCTGGACCGTTACTTCCGGCTCTTCGACAACCACAAGTACCCCTTCATCGACCCGGCACTGGACCAGCCCGATCTCACGCACCTCATCGAGGTCGACCCCGCTGAGCCGTTCATCCTGCACCCGGGTGAGTTCGCGCTCGGCGCGACCTTCGAACAGGTGAGCCTGCCCGACGACATCGCCGCGCGCCTGGAGGGGAAGTCGTCGCTGGGGCGGTTGGGTCTGCTCACGCATTCCACCGCCGGCTTCATCGACCCGGGATTCACCGGGCATGTGACCCTCGAGCTGTCGAACGTCGCGACCCTGCCGATCAAGCTGTGGCCGGGCATGAAGATCGGGCAGCTCTGCTTCTTCCGGCTCTCCTCGCCCACCGAGACCCCCTACGGTTCGGGCCCCTACGGCAACCGCTATCAGGGTCAGAGGGGCCCGACGGCGTCGCGCTCGCACCTGAACTTCCACGTGACCGACGTCGGCGCCACCGACGCCGGAGCCCGCGGCGCCTGA
- a CDS encoding DUF5996 family protein — MFDSDLPYEDWLATKETVHRFAQIVGKLRLSLSVRRNHWWNVPFHLTASGITTRPMGTEPTFAVDLDFLDHRALVTTTSGDRASFGLAGRSVATFHAEFVRVLDGFGIDTSAIREAAPFDLPDADRRFADDTEHDVYDPAAATRYFRTLSDAGLTLEEFAARFSGKTSPVHHFWHTFDIALTRFADASVEHGAETDPVTREAYSREVTSFGFWFGDAQVPYPAFYAYTSPEPEGLAATPLPAGAEWASRGSSHLAIYPLRAARATGDPRAAALDFFETAYLAGARLAGWDIERYRCVDGVTDPHLSASAGAPRH; from the coding sequence ATGTTCGACAGTGACCTCCCGTACGAGGACTGGCTTGCGACCAAAGAGACCGTCCATCGGTTCGCCCAGATCGTGGGCAAGCTCCGCCTGTCGCTGAGCGTCCGACGCAATCACTGGTGGAACGTCCCCTTCCACCTCACGGCCTCAGGCATCACCACCCGCCCGATGGGCACGGAGCCCACCTTCGCCGTCGATCTCGACTTCCTCGACCACCGGGCCCTCGTCACGACCACCTCCGGAGATCGCGCCTCCTTCGGGCTCGCGGGCCGGAGCGTGGCGACGTTCCATGCCGAGTTCGTGCGAGTGCTCGACGGCTTCGGCATCGACACCTCGGCCATCCGCGAGGCCGCGCCCTTCGATCTCCCCGACGCCGACCGCCGCTTCGCCGATGACACGGAGCACGACGTCTACGACCCGGCAGCCGCAACCCGGTACTTCCGCACGCTGAGCGACGCCGGACTCACGCTGGAGGAGTTCGCGGCGCGGTTCTCGGGCAAGACCAGTCCGGTCCACCACTTCTGGCACACCTTCGACATCGCCCTCACCCGCTTCGCCGATGCCTCGGTCGAGCACGGCGCCGAGACCGACCCCGTCACGCGGGAGGCGTACTCCCGTGAGGTGACCAGTTTCGGCTTCTGGTTCGGGGACGCGCAGGTGCCCTACCCCGCGTTCTACGCCTACACCTCGCCCGAACCCGAGGGCCTGGCCGCAACACCGCTGCCGGCGGGCGCGGAGTGGGCGTCGCGAGGCTCCTCGCATCTTGCGATCTACCCGCTGCGCGCAGCCCGCGCGACAGGGGATCCCCGGGCGGCGGCCCTGGACTTCTTCGAGACGGCCTACCTCGCCGGCGCGAGGCTGGCGGGCTGGGACATCGAGCGCTACCGGTGCGTCGACGGCGTCACCGATCCCCATCTCTCGGCGTCGGCGGGCGCGCCTCGGCACTGA